In the Sandaracinus amylolyticus genome, ATCGCCGAGCCCGAGCTGACGCCACGCCTGCACCAGCGGGCGCGTGAGCAGATCGAGGATCTTCTCCTTGAACGCCCACGCGACGGCGACACCCGGGATCAGGCCCCAGAGCGCCTTGACGAGCCGGTTGCGGAGCTCGCCGAGGTGCTCGAAGAACGTCATCTCGACGTCGTCCTCGGGGTCCGACCCGTCGGCGGCCTTCTTCGCGTTCTCCTCGAGCTGCGCCGTCTTCGCGGGCTTGCCCATCACGCCTTCGCCTTGATCGCCGCGAGCGTCGCGGCATCGGTGTCGATCGGCTTCTCGGCGCGGGTCTCGGGGATCGCCGGCTTCGACGTGAGCCCGTGCTGGATCTCCGAGAGATCGACGCCGTCGAGCGGCATCTCCATCGTGCGCTGCTTGTACGTGAGCCCGCGCGCACCGGGCGACGACGCGACGGCGGGCACCGGCGCGACCGGCTCCTCGTCGAGCGGAGGCGGCGGCGCGTGCGCCGAGACCATCGGCTTGGCGGGCACGGTGCTCGACGACGGGACGGTGCCCGACGAGACCGGCGCCGCGACCGCCGAGGCCGCGGGGGCGACCGGCTTGGGCGGCGCGGGCTTCTGGCTCATCGCGAGCAGCTTCTGCTTCCGCAGCTCCGCGAGCTCTCGCAGCTCCTCGTCGCGCAGCAGATCGTCGATGCCGGTGCTCGCACGGATCTCGTTCGCGGCGCGCCGGAACTGCCGATACGTCTTCGCCACGGTCTTGACCATCGTGGGGAGCTTGTCGGGCCCGACCGCGATGAGGATCAACACCGCGATCACGACCATCTCGCCGAACCCGATTCCGAACATGGCGGAGGCCACGGTGTAGCAGAATTCGGCTCTCTCGCGGAGCTTTCCGGCCCTGCCCTGCCCAGATGCGCAGACCTACGTGGTGTCCCCGGCGGCGACACCGCGGGTGAACGCGAGCGCTTCCTGGGGGCTCGCCGCGAGGCGGACCCAGGCCGCGATCGTGCGGGCTCGTTCGCGCGCGGTCTCGGGCGCGAGCGGAGGTCGAGTGCGGCGCTCGATGCGCTCGGCGATCGCGAGCTCGAGATCCGCGGAGCGGGGATCGAGACCTCGGGCGAGGGCCTGCACCAGCGGGCTCGCGCGCACCGCGCGGACGACGCGCGTGCGCTCCGCGGCCGAGCCCGGCGTGGTGTCGAGCAGCGCGCGGCCCTCGCGGGTGATCGCGTGACGTCGCGCGCCCTCGCGCGTCGCCCATCCGAGCGCGCGTGCAGCCGCGAGCT is a window encoding:
- the tatB gene encoding Sec-independent protein translocase protein TatB codes for the protein MFGIGFGEMVVIAVLILIAVGPDKLPTMVKTVAKTYRQFRRAANEIRASTGIDDLLRDEELRELAELRKQKLLAMSQKPAPPKPVAPAASAVAAPVSSGTVPSSSTVPAKPMVSAHAPPPPLDEEPVAPVPAVASSPGARGLTYKQRTMEMPLDGVDLSEIQHGLTSKPAIPETRAEKPIDTDAATLAAIKAKA